TGTGgaatctagaaaaattattttgcatTGGATATGGAAATAATACACAACTTTTTTAAATACAGAATACCGTACCAGACCCGTGTGTTGCATTTCTTGTATCCGATATACCAAACATCCCACGAATTGTATCTGGTGCAGTATATTGTGCTTGATAAACTTTTGTAGGGCCCATTAATTCTCTCCACTTGTCTATAGCATCATAATTAGCTAAAATGTGAATATCAGACGGGCCACTACACATAAATGTTATGAGCCTgttgtaaaaaaatttgtccTTGTGTTCCATGTAAAATGTTTCCGCTTCTTTTTGTGTAATTACTGTTCTACGTGATCTGACAATTTTGAAATTATTGTCAATTATTAAATCtcgaattttctgaaaataaaaataatgcttAATTTGCGATATCCTAATTTTATACAAGATTAAATTAACTGACTCTTGTCACAACACTGCTTGTTTGttacttatatatatatatatttatatacatatgtataatacGAGAA
This genomic window from Colletes latitarsis isolate SP2378_abdomen chromosome 8, iyColLati1, whole genome shotgun sequence contains:
- the LOC143344343 gene encoding nucleoside diphosphate kinase 6; protein product: MQLGKHLQLTLAIIKPHVIKSPFVLQKIRDLIIDNNFKIVRSRRTVITQKEAETFYMEHKDKFFYNRLITFMCSGPSDIHILANYDAIDKWRELMGPTKVYQAQYTAPDTIRGMFGISDTRNATHGSDSTKSAEQEISIFFKDFNVRQWHMNEEKYYNLGQLQFDPVAFLHIIDKSVTSTNNNQITE